In one window of Acidovorax sp. HDW3 DNA:
- the flgB gene encoding flagellar basal body rod protein FlgB, whose translation MLDKLTQPLAFQGNALQLRAERQRIIASNIANADTPGYVARDFQFADALRAATDDGNALAQKLGSNGATDPRHIPLPAARSGEPQPGALGYGLQTEPSMDKNTVDMDRERANFVDNSVRYEAALRFINGSAKTMLSAIQGQ comes from the coding sequence ATGCTCGATAAGTTGACGCAACCACTGGCATTTCAAGGCAACGCGCTACAGCTGCGCGCTGAGCGCCAGCGCATCATCGCGAGCAATATTGCCAACGCCGACACGCCCGGCTACGTTGCCCGCGATTTTCAGTTTGCCGACGCCCTGCGCGCCGCCACGGACGATGGCAACGCGCTGGCACAAAAGCTCGGCAGCAATGGCGCCACCGACCCACGCCACATTCCCCTGCCCGCCGCCCGCAGCGGCGAGCCCCAGCCCGGCGCCCTGGGCTACGGCCTGCAGACCGAGCCCAGCATGGACAAGAACACCGTGGACATGGACCGCGAGCGCGCCAACTTTGTTGACAACTCGGTGCGCTACGAGGCAGCGCTGCGTTTCATCAACGGCAGCGCCAAAACCATGCTCAGCGCCATCCAGGGCCAGTAA
- the flgA gene encoding flagellar basal body P-ring formation chaperone FlgA: MKSLSPPLWSWLRRALPGLLLGWALGVAAQTAPAPDALADIGPATQRWLDGALQQAQASGAGLRMEVQVGQLDPRLRLAPCARVEPYLPAGSRLWGRTRLGLRCVEGAVQWNVFLPITVKAWGPAWVLAGNVNAGKVLAAGDAMQDEVDWAADFAAVMANPEAWIGQVAARPLMAGQTLRQGMVRAPELFRAGAQVRVTVQGPGYVVTSAGQALGAGAVGQMVRVRMDNGRIISGTVSEDGTVGVAL, from the coding sequence ATGAAATCCCTCTCCCCCCCCCTTTGGAGCTGGCTGCGCCGTGCGCTGCCCGGCCTGCTGCTGGGCTGGGCGCTGGGCGTGGCGGCGCAGACGGCGCCCGCGCCCGATGCCCTGGCCGACATTGGCCCGGCCACCCAGCGCTGGCTCGATGGCGCCTTGCAGCAAGCCCAGGCCAGTGGTGCGGGCCTGCGCATGGAGGTGCAGGTCGGCCAGCTCGATCCGCGCCTGCGTCTGGCGCCTTGCGCGCGCGTCGAGCCTTATCTGCCCGCAGGCTCGCGCCTGTGGGGGCGCACGCGCCTGGGGCTGCGCTGCGTGGAAGGCGCGGTGCAGTGGAATGTGTTTTTGCCCATCACCGTCAAAGCCTGGGGCCCGGCCTGGGTGCTGGCGGGCAACGTCAACGCTGGCAAGGTGCTGGCGGCTGGCGATGCGATGCAAGACGAGGTCGATTGGGCGGCGGACTTTGCCGCCGTGATGGCCAACCCCGAAGCCTGGATAGGCCAGGTCGCCGCGCGCCCGCTGATGGCGGGCCAAACCCTGCGCCAGGGCATGGTGCGGGCCCCGGAGTTGTTTCGTGCGGGCGCCCAGGTGCGCGTGACGGTGCAGGGGCCCGGGTATGTCGTCACCTCTGCGGGCCAGGCCCTGGGGGCGGGCGCTGTGGGGCAAATGGTACGGGTGCGCATGGACAATGGCCGTATCATCAGCGGCACTGTGTCTGAGGATGGGACGGTGGGTGTGGCGCTGTAA
- the flhF gene encoding flagellar biosynthesis protein FlhF, producing MNIKRFTAATSREALAKARMAFGDGTLILSNRATANGVEVVATAEDTLHSLNHDHIAEGQAQPALQTVRSEEPPRRSAAPAQQPAAPKAPPATARRSVEADTEQLAMSTLSFQDYVRERMLRRRHEAMHGSPPPNARIEPTLPERLPTFAEQQRAPTFAERARDTLPERSAERERDFGAAERTDLAAEAAYPRSSAHEAPRAPVRESTPAPRPAPVVARHNPLHHHIPTDLAIEPRHSGALAAPAAPAANPQGLMSELQSMKALIEDRFNTLAWLGQARQDPIQSNLMLKLIRAGYSPVLARAILERLPEDLGAADAVRWLMEVLERNLKTDAHSLPLYEEGGIFALVGATGVGKTTTTAKLAALCARQYGPGSVGLITLDTYRIGAHEQLRSFGRMLGVVAHLAHDQAALQDLLGLLSGKKMVLIDTTGVAPRDPRKRELHEVLDLPGIQRLLVLNAGCHGDTLDDVLDAFKTDGPQQALLSKVDEAVKLGPAVDALIRHQAVLRGVTNGQRVPEDWEAANAHQLVQQSMRAPAKSAFDPKAMELNFFFTPGGSSEGGHYA from the coding sequence ATGAACATCAAACGCTTTACCGCCGCCACATCGCGCGAGGCCCTGGCCAAAGCCCGCATGGCTTTTGGTGACGGCACCTTGATCCTGTCCAACCGCGCCACGGCCAACGGCGTCGAGGTGGTGGCCACCGCCGAAGACACGCTGCACAGCCTCAACCACGACCACATCGCTGAAGGCCAGGCGCAGCCGGCCCTGCAAACCGTGCGCAGCGAAGAGCCGCCTCGGCGCAGCGCGGCCCCCGCACAGCAGCCGGCCGCGCCCAAAGCCCCGCCCGCGACGGCCCGCCGCAGCGTTGAGGCCGATACCGAGCAGCTGGCCATGAGCACCCTCTCGTTCCAGGACTACGTGCGCGAGCGAATGCTGCGCCGCCGCCACGAGGCCATGCACGGCAGCCCGCCGCCCAACGCCCGCATCGAGCCCACCCTGCCCGAGCGCCTGCCGACCTTTGCCGAGCAGCAGCGCGCCCCTACATTCGCCGAGCGCGCACGCGACACCCTGCCCGAGCGCAGCGCCGAACGCGAGCGCGACTTTGGCGCTGCCGAGCGCACCGATCTGGCCGCCGAGGCCGCCTACCCGCGCAGCAGCGCACACGAAGCGCCCCGCGCCCCGGTGCGCGAGAGCACGCCCGCCCCGCGTCCGGCCCCGGTGGTGGCACGCCACAACCCGCTGCACCACCACATCCCGACCGACCTGGCGATCGAGCCGCGCCACAGTGGCGCCCTGGCCGCGCCAGCGGCACCGGCAGCCAACCCGCAAGGCCTGATGAGCGAGCTGCAGTCGATGAAGGCGCTGATCGAAGATCGCTTCAACACCCTGGCCTGGCTCGGCCAGGCGCGCCAGGATCCGATCCAGTCCAACCTGATGCTCAAGCTCATCCGCGCCGGCTACTCGCCGGTGCTGGCGCGCGCCATTCTCGAGCGCCTGCCCGAAGACCTGGGCGCAGCCGACGCCGTGCGCTGGCTGATGGAAGTGCTCGAGCGCAACCTCAAGACCGACGCCCACAGCCTGCCACTGTACGAAGAGGGCGGCATCTTCGCCCTGGTCGGCGCCACCGGCGTCGGCAAGACCACGACCACCGCCAAGCTCGCCGCCCTGTGCGCGCGCCAGTACGGCCCCGGCAGCGTCGGCCTGATCACGCTCGACACCTACCGCATCGGCGCGCACGAGCAGCTGCGCAGCTTTGGCCGCATGTTGGGCGTGGTCGCCCACCTGGCGCACGACCAGGCCGCGCTGCAAGACCTGCTGGGCCTGCTCAGCGGCAAGAAAATGGTGCTCATCGACACCACCGGCGTTGCCCCGCGCGACCCGCGCAAGCGCGAGCTGCACGAGGTGCTCGACCTGCCCGGCATCCAGCGCCTGCTGGTGCTCAACGCCGGCTGCCACGGCGATACGCTCGACGACGTGCTCGACGCCTTCAAGACCGATGGGCCGCAGCAAGCCCTGCTGTCCAAGGTGGACGAGGCCGTCAAACTCGGCCCTGCCGTCGATGCGCTGATCCGCCACCAGGCCGTGCTGCGCGGCGTCACCAACGGCCAGCGCGTGCCCGAGGACTGGGAAGCGGCCAACGCCCACCAGCTGGTGCAGCAGTCCATGCGCGCGCCGGCCAAATCCGCCTTCGACCCGAAGGCGATGGAGCTCAACTTCTTCTTCACCCCCGGCGGCAGCAGCGAAGGCGGCCACTATGCTTGA
- the flhA gene encoding flagellar biosynthesis protein FlhA produces the protein MNNAANTLRQWAGSNGAMLQGLSAPLLVVAILALMVLPIPAWLLDTFFTLNIAVALMVMMVAAYMLRPLDFAAFPSVLLLTTLMRLSLNVASTRVVLLEGHTGPGAAGAVIEAFGHFLIGGNFAVGLIVFAILVVINFVVVTKGAERIAEVSARFTLDAMPGKQMAVDADLNAGLINEDEAKRRRAEVQEEANFFGSMDGASKFVRGDAVAGILILLINIVGGFAIGMAQHGLSASQAANSYILLAVGDALVAQIPGLLISVAAAMVVSRVGKEHDMGGQIVRQLLMSPRVLGVTAAILILLGVIPGMPHTVFLLMGSGLGYCAWLLLQKQNQPEPEPEAPAAPAGDGEASWDDLQPIDLLGLELGYRLIALVDKNRQGDLLTRIKGVRRKFAQEVGFLPPAVHVRDNLELKPSGYRITLRGVVVGEGEAHPGMFLAINPGGISTPLIGTPTTDPAFGLPAHWIDAAQREAAQMAGFTVVDSETVMATHLSHLMQVHAAKLLSRTETQQLVEHVARLAPKLIEEVVPKMVSITTFQKVLQLLLEESVHIRDIRTIIETLAEHATSVQDPVELARRVRIALSPAIVQQIYGPTRELSVIAIEPGLERLLVQALGGQGGPSLDPGVADLLTQRAAEVALKQEEMGMPACLLVPDAIRGAISRLVRRVAPRLQVLAHSEIPETHTIRIGPILKGAA, from the coding sequence ATGAACAACGCCGCCAATACCCTGCGCCAGTGGGCAGGCAGCAACGGCGCCATGCTGCAGGGGCTGTCGGCCCCGCTGCTGGTCGTCGCCATCCTGGCGCTGATGGTGCTGCCCATCCCCGCCTGGCTGCTCGATACCTTCTTCACGCTGAACATCGCCGTGGCGCTGATGGTGATGATGGTCGCCGCCTACATGCTGCGCCCGCTGGACTTTGCCGCCTTCCCCTCGGTGCTGCTGCTCACCACCTTGATGCGGCTGTCGCTCAACGTCGCCTCCACCCGCGTCGTGCTGCTCGAGGGCCACACCGGCCCGGGCGCAGCCGGCGCGGTGATCGAGGCCTTCGGGCACTTTTTGATCGGCGGCAACTTCGCCGTCGGCCTGATCGTGTTCGCCATTCTGGTGGTCATCAACTTCGTCGTCGTCACCAAGGGTGCGGAGCGTATCGCCGAAGTCTCGGCGCGCTTCACCCTGGACGCCATGCCCGGCAAGCAGATGGCGGTGGACGCCGACCTCAACGCCGGCCTGATCAACGAGGACGAGGCCAAGCGCCGCCGCGCCGAGGTGCAGGAGGAAGCCAACTTCTTCGGCTCCATGGACGGCGCGAGCAAGTTCGTGCGCGGCGACGCCGTTGCCGGCATCTTGATTTTGCTCATCAACATCGTCGGCGGCTTTGCCATTGGCATGGCGCAGCACGGGCTCTCGGCCAGCCAGGCGGCCAACAGCTACATCTTGCTGGCCGTGGGTGACGCGCTGGTGGCGCAGATTCCGGGCCTGTTGATCTCGGTGGCCGCCGCCATGGTGGTCTCGCGCGTGGGCAAAGAGCACGACATGGGCGGGCAGATCGTGCGCCAGCTGCTCATGTCGCCACGCGTGCTCGGCGTTACCGCTGCCATTTTGATTTTGCTGGGCGTCATCCCCGGAATGCCGCACACGGTGTTCCTGCTCATGGGCAGCGGCCTGGGCTACTGCGCCTGGCTGCTGCTGCAAAAGCAGAACCAGCCCGAACCCGAACCCGAGGCGCCAGCCGCGCCGGCGGGCGACGGCGAGGCCAGCTGGGACGACCTGCAGCCCATCGATCTGCTCGGGCTGGAGCTGGGCTACCGCCTCATCGCCCTCGTGGACAAAAACCGCCAGGGCGACCTGCTCACGCGCATCAAGGGCGTGCGGCGCAAGTTTGCGCAAGAGGTGGGCTTTTTGCCGCCCGCCGTGCACGTGCGCGACAACCTCGAATTGAAGCCCAGCGGCTACCGCATCACGCTGCGCGGCGTGGTCGTGGGCGAAGGTGAGGCCCACCCCGGCATGTTCCTGGCCATCAACCCCGGCGGCATCAGCACGCCGCTGATCGGCACGCCCACCACCGACCCGGCCTTTGGCCTGCCCGCGCACTGGATCGACGCCGCGCAGCGCGAAGCGGCGCAAATGGCAGGCTTTACCGTGGTTGATTCGGAAACCGTGATGGCCACGCATTTGTCACACTTGATGCAAGTGCACGCGGCCAAGTTGTTGTCGCGTACCGAAACCCAGCAACTCGTGGAGCATGTGGCACGCCTGGCGCCCAAACTGATTGAAGAAGTGGTACCCAAAATGGTGTCGATCACAACGTTCCAGAAGGTGCTGCAGCTGCTGCTCGAAGAATCCGTGCATATCCGCGACATCCGCACCATCATCGAAACCCTGGCCGAGCACGCCACCAGCGTGCAAGACCCGGTCGAGCTGGCGCGGCGCGTGCGCATCGCCCTCTCGCCGGCCATCGTGCAGCAAATCTACGGCCCGACGCGCGAGCTCTCCGTCATCGCCATCGAGCCCGGCCTGGAGCGCCTCTTGGTGCAGGCCCTGGGCGGCCAGGGCGGCCCCTCGCTCGACCCCGGTGTGGCCGACCTGCTCACGCAACGCGCCGCCGAAGTCGCCCTCAAACAAGAAGAAATGGGAATGCCCGCCTGCCTGCTGGTGCCCGACGCGATTCGCGGCGCCATCTCCCGCCTGGTGCGGCGCGTCGCCCCGCGCCTGCAAGTGCTGGCGCACAGCGAGATTCCTGAAACCCACACCATCCGCATCGGCCCGATCCTCAAAGGTGCAGCATGA
- the flgM gene encoding flagellar biosynthesis anti-sigma factor FlgM, whose product MKIGQHPEIANALAQSTPAKQLARAAAPVAQAVAQSSTAAKNGAPVSLSNAARSLEASSRNQGDFDADKVKAMRAAIQNGTFKINAGAIADKLLANAQEVLVRASY is encoded by the coding sequence ATGAAAATAGGTCAACACCCGGAAATCGCCAACGCGCTCGCGCAATCAACGCCTGCCAAGCAATTGGCCAGGGCTGCCGCGCCGGTTGCCCAGGCCGTGGCGCAGAGCTCTACGGCGGCCAAAAATGGTGCCCCGGTGTCCCTGTCCAATGCCGCGCGCAGCCTGGAGGCCAGCAGCCGCAACCAGGGCGATTTCGACGCTGACAAGGTCAAGGCCATGCGCGCCGCCATTCAAAACGGCACTTTCAAAATCAACGCCGGTGCCATCGCCGACAAGCTCCTGGCCAATGCCCAAGAGGTGCTGGTGCGCGCCAGCTACTAA
- the flgE gene encoding flagellar hook protein FlgE, translated as MGFQQGLSGLNASSKNLDVIGHNIANSGTVGFKASRTEFAEMVASAIGSANGTNGGIGVMVDDIAQQFTQGSISVTGNNLDVAINGNGFFQIQQSDGSLAYTRAGNFKLDKNGNVITNNYGQLMGYAVNPTTGQAATGVLQPMVFPPGTPIPAKQTTAIKAAFNLDARAPDAAGNPAAVPPIPMTPRSTYGTSINVYDSQGVPTKVNLYFQKTATANTWDVYTQLDDPAAVPPVVATPIGQITFDNNGKITGPAAAPPATGFQLPVTIAPPTPNPNNLPAYTVQVNLDGVTQFGTKFAVSDLTQDGYTAGQLTGINIGADGTILTRYSNGVTRPEGAVALATFRNTQGLSDIGNNLWVETFESGQPSLGQPTNGTFGALRSGALEDSNVDLTAELVNMMTAQRAYQANAQTIKTQDQVMSTLVNLR; from the coding sequence ATGGGATTCCAACAAGGCCTCTCCGGGCTCAACGCCTCCAGCAAAAACCTGGACGTGATTGGCCACAACATCGCCAACTCGGGCACCGTGGGCTTCAAAGCCTCGCGCACGGAGTTTGCCGAAATGGTGGCCTCCGCCATCGGCTCGGCCAACGGCACCAACGGCGGCATCGGCGTCATGGTCGATGACATTGCACAGCAGTTCACGCAAGGCAGCATCTCCGTCACCGGCAACAACCTGGATGTGGCCATCAACGGCAACGGCTTCTTCCAGATCCAGCAGAGCGACGGCAGCCTGGCCTACACCCGCGCGGGCAATTTCAAGCTCGACAAAAACGGCAACGTCATCACCAATAACTATGGTCAGTTGATGGGCTACGCCGTCAACCCCACCACGGGCCAGGCCGCGACCGGGGTGCTCCAGCCCATGGTCTTCCCCCCGGGGACCCCGATTCCGGCCAAGCAAACCACTGCCATCAAAGCTGCCTTCAACCTCGACGCCCGCGCCCCGGACGCCGCCGGCAACCCAGCGGCCGTGCCGCCCATTCCGATGACGCCGCGCTCCACCTACGGCACATCGATCAACGTCTACGACAGCCAGGGTGTGCCCACCAAGGTCAACCTGTATTTTCAGAAGACCGCTACGGCCAACACCTGGGATGTCTATACGCAGCTCGACGACCCAGCTGCCGTACCGCCGGTAGTGGCCACGCCCATCGGCCAAATCACGTTTGACAACAACGGCAAGATCACGGGCCCAGCCGCCGCGCCACCAGCCACCGGTTTTCAGCTGCCGGTGACCATTGCCCCGCCCACGCCCAACCCGAACAACCTGCCTGCGTACACCGTGCAGGTCAACCTTGATGGCGTGACCCAATTTGGCACCAAATTCGCCGTTTCCGACCTGACACAAGACGGCTACACCGCCGGTCAACTCACCGGCATCAACATCGGCGCCGACGGCACCATCCTCACACGCTACTCCAACGGCGTCACGCGCCCGGAGGGGGCTGTGGCCCTGGCCACATTCCGCAACACCCAAGGCCTGTCGGATATCGGCAACAACCTCTGGGTCGAAACCTTCGAATCGGGCCAACCCTCGCTCGGCCAGCCGACCAACGGTACCTTTGGTGCTCTGCGCTCGGGCGCGCTCGAAGACTCCAACGTCGATCTGACGGCCGAGCTCGTCAACATGATGACTGCGCAGCGCGCCTACCAGGCCAACGCCCAGACCATCAAGACCCAGGACCAGGTGATGTCCACCCTGGTCAACCTGCGCTGA
- a CDS encoding flagellar biosynthesis protein FlhB, with translation MDSSQDKNLPATERKLQKARDDGQAARSRDLSHLAVLGMGAAATLVLAQPLIEHLQAALAQQLHFNAATVQAPHTMLERLRSMVYTGLIASLAFALLTSTAVVASAVMSGGWIWSLKPISPQFNRLNPLQGLANLFSKQQLTNVAKMVLMTALLTFVAWKYFDSGIERVTRMALQPSKLALTEVGQWLTLGLALLLLVVFLVALLDVPLQIFLFKSRLKMSHEEVKQEHKEAEGNPQIKGKIRQKQREIADRASVANVPKADFVVMNPTHYAVALRYDEQSMNAPQVIAKGTDLIAFKIRDLAQQHTVPVLQSPMLARALYAHAELEQPIPAQLYAAVAQVLAYVYRLKAALRGEGRMPEELPEPFVPPELDPLQRTTGASA, from the coding sequence ATGGACTCCAGCCAAGACAAAAACCTACCCGCCACCGAGCGCAAGCTGCAAAAGGCCCGCGACGACGGCCAGGCTGCGCGCTCGCGCGACTTGTCGCACCTGGCAGTGCTGGGCATGGGCGCGGCCGCCACCTTGGTGCTGGCACAACCCCTGATCGAGCACCTGCAGGCCGCCCTGGCGCAGCAGCTGCACTTCAACGCCGCCACAGTGCAAGCGCCGCACACCATGCTCGAACGCCTGCGCAGCATGGTGTACACCGGCCTGATCGCCAGCCTGGCGTTTGCGCTGCTCACCAGCACCGCCGTGGTCGCCAGCGCCGTGATGTCGGGCGGCTGGATCTGGAGCCTCAAGCCCATCAGCCCGCAGTTCAACCGCCTGAACCCGCTGCAGGGTCTGGCCAACCTGTTCTCCAAACAGCAACTGACCAACGTCGCCAAGATGGTGCTGATGACGGCGCTGCTGACCTTCGTCGCCTGGAAGTACTTTGACAGCGGCATCGAGCGCGTGACGCGCATGGCGCTGCAGCCCTCCAAGCTGGCGTTAACCGAGGTGGGGCAGTGGCTCACCCTGGGCCTGGCGCTGCTGCTGCTGGTGGTGTTTTTGGTGGCGCTGCTCGATGTGCCGCTGCAAATTTTCCTCTTCAAGTCGCGCCTGAAAATGAGCCACGAGGAAGTCAAGCAGGAGCACAAAGAGGCCGAGGGCAACCCGCAGATCAAGGGCAAGATCCGCCAGAAGCAGCGCGAGATTGCCGACCGCGCCAGCGTGGCCAACGTGCCGAAGGCGGATTTCGTCGTCATGAACCCGACCCACTACGCCGTGGCCCTGCGCTACGACGAGCAGAGCATGAACGCGCCGCAGGTCATCGCCAAGGGCACCGACCTGATCGCCTTCAAGATCCGCGACCTGGCCCAGCAGCACACCGTGCCGGTGCTGCAATCGCCCATGCTCGCGCGTGCGCTCTACGCCCACGCCGAGCTGGAGCAGCCCATTCCCGCCCAGCTCTACGCTGCCGTGGCGCAGGTGCTGGCCTATGTTTACCGCCTCAAGGCCGCGCTGCGCGGCGAAGGCCGGATGCCCGAGGAGCTGCCCGAGCCCTTCGTACCGCCCGAGCTCGACCCCCTGCAGCGCACCACCGGAGCTAGCGCATGA
- the flgC gene encoding flagellar basal body rod protein FlgC, with protein MSMFSIFNVSGSAISAQSQRLNVVASNLANVDAVAGPDGQAYKARQVVFQTQTMGDDTAAGVRVSRIEESQAPGRRVFDPSHPSADGEGYVNHSNVSAVDEMVNMISASRSYQNNVEVMNTAKTLLLKTLQMGQ; from the coding sequence ATGTCGATGTTTTCCATCTTCAACGTCTCGGGCAGCGCCATCAGCGCCCAATCGCAGCGCCTGAACGTGGTCGCCAGCAACCTGGCGAACGTGGACGCCGTTGCCGGCCCCGATGGCCAGGCGTACAAGGCGCGCCAGGTGGTGTTCCAGACGCAAACCATGGGCGACGACACCGCCGCCGGCGTACGCGTCAGCCGCATCGAGGAGAGCCAGGCGCCGGGGCGGCGCGTGTTCGACCCGAGCCACCCCTCGGCCGACGGCGAGGGCTACGTCAACCACTCCAACGTCAGCGCCGTCGATGAGATGGTCAACATGATCTCGGCCTCGCGCTCGTACCAGAACAACGTCGAGGTCATGAACACCGCCAAGACGCTGCTGCTCAAGACCCTGCAGATGGGCCAGTAA
- a CDS encoding flagellar hook assembly protein FlgD: MFISPIDTSAIDAGASTTSTKASGTDPQAAQDRFLKLLVAQLNNQDPMNPLDNAQMTSQMAQINTVTGIQQLNLTMQTMAEQFAAMQSLQGTMMIGRDVLTEGNHLAVSDKGQAQGAFELAGAASSVKVEISTAGGELLHTIDMGAQAAGRQQVQWDASGYSGDKSTLRFKVVATNKDGAAVDSTALMQAKVQGTSTEGGQLMLTLDTGETVAYSKIRSVV, encoded by the coding sequence ATGTTCATCTCTCCCATCGACACCAGCGCAATCGACGCCGGCGCCAGTACCACATCGACCAAGGCTTCGGGCACCGATCCGCAGGCGGCGCAAGACCGGTTTTTGAAGCTGCTCGTGGCCCAGCTCAACAACCAGGACCCGATGAACCCGCTGGACAACGCGCAGATGACCTCACAGATGGCGCAGATCAACACCGTCACCGGCATCCAGCAGCTCAATCTGACCATGCAAACCATGGCCGAGCAGTTTGCCGCCATGCAGTCGCTGCAGGGCACGATGATGATTGGGCGCGACGTGCTGACCGAGGGCAACCACCTGGCCGTCTCCGACAAAGGCCAGGCCCAGGGGGCATTTGAACTCGCTGGCGCCGCCTCCTCGGTGAAGGTGGAGATCAGCACCGCCGGCGGCGAGCTGCTGCACACCATCGACATGGGCGCGCAGGCCGCAGGCCGCCAGCAGGTGCAGTGGGACGCCAGCGGCTACAGCGGCGACAAGAGCACGCTGCGCTTCAAGGTCGTGGCCACCAACAAGGACGGCGCCGCCGTGGACAGCACCGCCCTGATGCAGGCCAAGGTGCAGGGCACGAGTACAGAAGGCGGCCAGCTGATGCTGACCCTGGATACGGGCGAAACCGTCGCCTACAGCAAGATTCGCAGCGTGGTCTGA
- a CDS encoding protein phosphatase CheZ has protein sequence MDESPQTPPDSGAEVHQKIGVLTRQLHNALNELGYAEQLRGSAGELPDAQSRLSYIARLTGEAAEKVLYRVEQAKVQHEHMGAQTKRMLASLVKDPVAAVAKGEIYNHLVEMEQVTQAADEHLTEIMMAQDFHDLTGQVIARVVTLASTIEQQLVQLLVQTAPPGTPTIQPAAPVHEHLSGPVVDPENTPDVVTDQSQVDDLLASLGF, from the coding sequence GACGAAAGCCCGCAAACGCCGCCCGACAGCGGCGCCGAGGTACACCAAAAGATTGGTGTCCTCACGCGCCAGCTGCACAACGCCCTCAACGAGCTGGGCTACGCCGAACAGCTGCGTGGCAGCGCCGGCGAGTTGCCCGATGCGCAAAGCCGCCTGTCCTACATTGCCCGTCTGACGGGCGAGGCCGCCGAGAAGGTGCTGTACCGCGTGGAACAGGCCAAGGTGCAGCACGAGCACATGGGCGCGCAAACCAAGCGCATGCTTGCATCCCTGGTCAAAGACCCGGTAGCTGCCGTCGCCAAAGGCGAAATTTACAACCACCTGGTTGAAATGGAGCAGGTGACGCAGGCCGCCGACGAACACCTGACCGAGATCATGATGGCGCAGGACTTTCACGACCTCACCGGCCAGGTGATTGCGCGCGTCGTCACCCTGGCCTCCACCATTGAGCAGCAACTGGTGCAACTGCTGGTGCAGACGGCCCCCCCAGGCACGCCCACCATCCAGCCGGCGGCACCGGTGCACGAGCACCTGTCGGGCCCGGTGGTCGATCCAGAGAACACCCCCGACGTCGTCACCGACCAATCGCAAGTGGACGATCTTCTGGCCAGTCTCGGTTTTTAA
- a CDS encoding RNA polymerase sigma factor FliA, whose amino-acid sequence MYTAKGQLDRNALLRQHAPLVRRIAHHMIAKLPPNVEVDDLIQVGMIGLAEALSRFEAAQGVQFETFASQRIRGAMLDELRGSDWMSRSSRKSQKDIEQALHRVEQRLGRSPLESEIAAELGVSLEEYQSLLGKVRGTQLVYLEDMQYGDEGDDGFLDRHVADASADPLALLRDQRLRGALIDAINALPEREQYIMGMYYEHDMNLKEIAAVLGVTESRVCQLHSQAIARLRTKMRAH is encoded by the coding sequence ATGTACACCGCCAAAGGTCAGCTCGATCGCAACGCCTTGCTGCGCCAGCACGCGCCGCTGGTGCGCCGCATTGCGCACCACATGATCGCCAAGCTGCCGCCGAACGTGGAGGTGGACGACCTGATCCAGGTCGGCATGATCGGTCTGGCGGAAGCGCTCTCGCGCTTCGAGGCGGCGCAGGGCGTGCAGTTCGAGACTTTCGCCAGCCAGCGCATACGTGGCGCCATGCTCGATGAGCTGCGCGGCAGCGACTGGATGAGCCGCAGCTCGCGCAAGAGCCAAAAAGACATCGAACAAGCGCTGCACCGTGTCGAGCAGCGCCTGGGGCGCAGCCCGCTCGAATCTGAAATTGCCGCCGAACTGGGCGTGAGCCTGGAGGAATACCAAAGCCTGCTGGGCAAGGTGCGCGGCACGCAGCTGGTGTACCTCGAAGACATGCAGTACGGCGACGAGGGCGACGACGGTTTTCTCGACCGCCACGTGGCCGACGCCAGCGCCGACCCGCTGGCCCTGCTGCGCGACCAGCGCCTGCGCGGCGCACTCATCGACGCCATCAACGCCCTGCCCGAGCGCGAGCAGTACATCATGGGCATGTACTACGAGCACGACATGAACCTCAAGGAAATTGCCGCCGTGCTCGGCGTCACCGAATCGCGCGTGTGCCAGCTGCACAGCCAGGCCATTGCCCGCCTGCGCACCAAGATGCGCGCCCACTGA